The genome window TGAAGTGCGCCGTGCAATCGCTGCGGGCGTGCCTGCAGCTAACATCAGCCTGAGCACTCAGGAGTTGCCGGCCGATTTTGCAGAACTCTACGAGTTGGGGATCGAGATCAACGCGTGCTCGCTCAATCAGTTGGAGCGCTTTGGCCAGGCCTGCCCAGGCAAGTCTATCGGAGTGCGCTTTAACCCTGGTTCTGGGTCGGGGGGGAATAACCGCACGAATGTTGGCGGCCCAGCGTCGAGCTTTGGCATCTGGCACGAGTGGATCGATCAAGTGCAGGCGATCGTCGCGCAGTATGATTTAAAGGTGATTCGCATCCATACACACATTGGCTCGGGCAGTGATCCTGCTGTATGGCAAAAGATTTCCGGCATGAGCCTCGAGCTCGTTCGCCAGTTCCCTGATGTGGTCGCATTGAATCTCGGCGGTGGCTACAAGGTGGCTCGCATGGAGGACGAAGTCGGCACAGATCTACAAGAGTGTGGTGCACCGGTTGCGGAGAAGTTCCGTGAATTTGCAAAGGAGACCGGTCGTGAGATCCGTTTGGAGGTCGAGCCTGGCACCTATCTGTTGGCAAATACCTGTTCGGTGCTTTCGACCGTGCAAGATATCGTGTCCACAGGAGCGGACGGTTATGAGTTTTTGAAGCTCAATACGGGCATGACTGAAATCCTGCGTCCGTCTATCTATGGCGCACAGCACCCGATTTACATTCTTCAAGGTGACGCACCAGCTGAGACGCGTAATTATATGATTGCAGGGCATTGCTGTGAGTCGGGTGATATTTTGACACCGGCACCGGGGGATCCAGAGCTGCTCGCGACACGATCCTTGCCAGTTTGCACGATTGGTGACTTGTGCGTGATCGATGGTGCGGGTGCGTATTGCGCGGCGATGTCGACCAAGCACTACAACTCCTATCCCGAAGCAGCTGAAATCATGCTGGATGAGGCGAAGGTGCCGCATGTGATCCGCAAGCGCCAGAAGCTCGAAGATATTTGGGCGAACG of Lentimonas sp. CC4 contains these proteins:
- a CDS encoding diaminopimelate decarboxylase, with the translated sequence MANYSQPRFLDYNTARTIADDFGSPVYVYDMATLKANAADVLAFPNAFGLTARYAMKASPNAAILKIFNEAGLHIDASSGNEVRRAIAAGVPAANISLSTQELPADFAELYELGIEINACSLNQLERFGQACPGKSIGVRFNPGSGSGGNNRTNVGGPASSFGIWHEWIDQVQAIVAQYDLKVIRIHTHIGSGSDPAVWQKISGMSLELVRQFPDVVALNLGGGYKVARMEDEVGTDLQECGAPVAEKFREFAKETGREIRLEVEPGTYLLANTCSVLSTVQDIVSTGADGYEFLKLNTGMTEILRPSIYGAQHPIYILQGDAPAETRNYMIAGHCCESGDILTPAPGDPELLATRSLPVCTIGDLCVIDGAGAYCAAMSTKHYNSYPEAAEIMLDEAKVPHVIRKRQKLEDIWANEVALG